The stretch of DNA gagctgcagcttatttgaagctggtattgcattttggttcataatacattatgttcataaatttgatgcgaagtagatttttttacaggattttaaggttttaaactggctttaccatcaagaaaagaggagcatttcacatataggccatctgtacttttcaccgtcaaaaggaagcaggtgcataaacacacttctttttttattgtttactccatgtagttctgagagcatgaggtgcatatttagattttttcagatactgtacatcaaggtaagtgcacacaggtctctctcacaccctctctttctctctctctctctctctctctctctatcacacacacacacacacacacacacacactataatttgctattatactccatataactccatacaagccagaaactaagcctattttgcacaggcctatctaaagggttaatggtcccacccagtgatcaactgtaaaaaataacaaatgttacctcttcccaacagggaaaaccaccaacaatcaagaatctctcacacacacaaacactataatttgctgttatactccatataactacatatacaagccagaaaccaagcctttttttgcacaggcctatttaaagggttaatggtcccacctaattcaactataaaaataaatttttttacctcttcccaaaagtgaaaacccacaaacaatcaagaatgcatgattatatggggtcatggctttacaatcaaaaaatgtcgttataatggaagtcaatggggcaaaaacagccaccaacaacaaattagggagaaaaaatttaaatctaatgctgcacaaaaactaacaatgcatcaaagccaatcttgttactaatctttgacatgcccaagactgtgataaaaggtaaaaaaaaaaatccagtccacaatcactttttatattgaaaatatgtaattttgtgtgttttttcccccaaatcagtgacatcatttatgaacttggtaattaaaaagttaaaatcttggaattttttaaaaaatttggtagttttgatcaggactgaggttgattaatagatttatgcaaaaaaattgaaaaaaatatttatctgatacatttttacagcagtttaatttagtggatgttttcatccacgaacatcccgaaagggtagtgaatttgcccacaatgtaccgttgagtttttgaaaaatttcaaagcattttcccaaaatatgggtcaaaataagatttgtcaacaaaaatcattccattagctcaaacacagagaaagttgtggccaaaataagactcaactttaccccctagtggacgaaaacgtccccaacaacgcacaagggttaattGCTGCCTAACATGTTTGTTGAATGTGCCTTTGATTTAATCTAAATCTAACTGGTACAGCTGAGTTAATAGAATATGGCTAACCTGAGTACAGCCAGGTTTTTCAGAGTCTCTCCAACACGAGGGTGTAGTCGGCCGAGACTGTCCTCATATACCTTTAGAGCGCGCTCGTACAAAGGCAATGCGTCACTGTGCTGCTTCTGCAACACAAACACACGTCACATGAGCCACATCATCAGAGATCAGACTGGATAGTTTAACAATACAGCAATGAGATGTTTCTCACCAGCTGGCAATAGAGCACTGCAAGGTTAACCAAAGCTGTGGCAACACTTGGGTGTTTAGGCCCGAAGCTCTTCTCTCTGATTTCAAGAGCCAGTTCATATAGAGGAACTGCTTTTTCCAGCTTCCCCTATCATACACACGGACAGACAGGGTATCAGattcattaataatattaaaaagacaAACATTGCAGAATTAGTGTGTACATAATGGCCACTTGATTGCTACATGTTCTGCAGAGCTAGTGTGTTGTGACTCTTTCCTGTGGTTTCTCACCCTGCGTTTATAAAGCATGGCCAGGTGTTTGAGGGTATAGGCGAGAGAGGGGTGATCTGGGGCGAGTGCTCGTTTACGGATGTCAAGTGCTCTTTCGTACAGCTCCTCAGCACTCTCATACTCTTTCCTTTCGCTGTGAAGCGCAGCTAGGTTGTTCAGAGACTGGGCGCAGTCGGGGTGATCTGGCCCCAGCACGCGCTGGCGCATCTCCAGGGAACGGGTCAAGAACATTTTTGCAGCACTAGGGTTATAAATATCAACATGttaaaatgcatattatataaCTGCAAATGGAAAATGTGTCAGAGTTCCTTATTTTTTTCAAGGTACATTCTAGATGCCCATTGAGTATAATACATGACGAAAgacatttaaactatttttaagatAAGGGATGAAATGCTTATATATGATTGGTTTAAACAAAGCAGCAAGACaggctgaatgaaaatgctaattcactctctgacagtaggtggtgatgattgaaaaaaaaaaaataataataatactggttACCCCAGATACCCCTGTACACAAAGCAGTGCAGAGCTTGTAAACACCACCTTATTAGTCATTTGCATGAATCACATGACTGGCCTATTTCAATGCCATGGCTAATTCCATATATCACAGTCCTAGCAATGCACAGTGACAGGTCTATTACAGTCCTAGCAATGCACAGTGACAGGTTtgatatatactgtgtatatatatatatataaatatgagacaCCATCTGAAACTTTGAAGAAGCCCTGACTTGCAGAGAGGTCTGCAAGAGGAATTGCAAACCCAAAGGAAATGAGAGCAAAGATCATTGATTGTGAGTAATCTGCATCCTGATGTAATCAAACAGGAGCTGTGTGCTTCCTTTTGGATCCATCTGTTCACTGAAAATGTGCAGAGACAGAAGAACCAACCTGTCTCTCGGGTATGGTTATGTTACCTTTGAACATCACCATCATGAAGAATGCATTAAAGAGGCTCTTCATTTTCTGGAGCTAATTAgaaaaccacaatatgtgggGCCAAGACATGACGGTTAAGGTGCTACTAAGTTGCAAAAGAAAGCAACTCCAATGACAGGCATGTAGAAGAAATAGACCCAGCTGAACCCAGTCATAGGGAAGAAGGGAATACTGTGCAAATACTGTGACAATTTTGTTTTTTCACAACAGCTTTGAACAGCCTGGAAATATATccaaaatattaagtaaaaattaatacaacaaTACTCAAAATCTGCATTGCACAATTCCAAAATTTTCAGGATGTATTGCATGTATGAAATGATGATTTACTCACTCCAGGTTGTTCTGCAGGTAATAAAGCACTCCAAGCTCATTTAGAGTCTTGGCACTATCTGCGGAGTCTTTGCCAAGAGTAAGTTCCTCTAACTGCAGAGCCCGCCGCTTCAAGAGAGCAAAACCATACTAAAAAGAACACAAGCACATTCAGTGTAAGATATACTGTTTTTCCCCTCACTACTCTGAACTCACAGTTCACTGAGTGAGACCAAATGAGACACAAATACGGCAAAAATCATAGTTTGGTCTTTCCTTACCATGTGGCCTTTCTGTCGTGCTGTCTTCTGTCTAATCTTGACTGATCTCTTTCTCAACTTCTCGGCCTGCTCATAtctggataaaaaaataaataataaaatatataaaaataaaaaaagaattagccCAGACCTAACTCTAAATTAATAACATAATGAAACATGTAAACAAAAGGTCTAAAGGTATCTTCCAAATCTTAGAAAGCTGCCTAGGATTTGTTTCCTAAGATGAAGGATGTCCGGTTGTAAAATTATGCTACCATTTTGACTAAAACCAAAGGTAGCATCATGTGTGAAATCTAAGGCAATCCTAGAAGGCACTGCAATTACAAAAAATGGGTGTcagtatgtttatatatttatatataatatacaaattctgcttcatcacagaaatacattacattataaatatatttaaatagaaaacaaccATCTTAAACTCTTAAAATTTCTCACCTCAAACTAAACAATAGAAAACAACCAATAAAATACAGTTGTACATatctaaaaatgaaacatttaatctAATATTTGTGCTTATTATGCTTATTTGACAGTCAAAATTTGCATAGTGGAGTATGAATTTTAAGCAAAATGTGCTGTACTTTTTTTGTTTCTGGTAGAGGAGCGAGAGTGAGTCTAGTTCTCTAGCGACAGTGCTGTGTTCAGGGCCGTAAGCGTTTTCACAAATCTCCATTGCTTGTTTGTACAACTGCTCTGCGTTTCCAAATTTCCTCCAATGAACGTAAACCCCCGCCAGCTGGTGCAGGGACTGAGCCACACTTGGGTGGTCCGGATCAAGAGCCGTCTCACGGATCTCTAAGGAGCGCTGCAAGGGGGCCACCGCCTTAAATACAACACATTCACATCATTTCCACAAAGTTTAAAATGGAATACATGTGATCATCTGTTTATCCGTCTGTATCACCTGGCTGAGCAGTCCCAGGTCTTTGAGGAAGCGGCCTAGTGTCTCGTACAGGTTTGCCAGTTGGCTCATGCTCTGCTCACTCTCACAGGTCTTCTCAAACTCTTTCAATGAGTCGAAATACTCTGTCGCCATCGAGCACTTATCCTTACCAACAAACTGCCAGTATGTCAGCAGCTCAGAGAAATGACCCCTAAGAACACACATCAGCAGCAAGATGCTATTTCAGACACATATTCACACATAAATCAGATTAGTGGTTGACTGATATATAGctaaggccgatatatcgggcgatatttgtcatttttaaaatatcggcatcggccgataaatTTTTCTGCTTCCCCGATGTATTTTGACGGCACgtcgaacttttattttgacagcactgaGAGCTCACACTCTCGCTCTTGTTTATCATCGtggttaacagttctgtctaacatggatagaagtctgtctaataaacagatagaacggttaaaaaaagaaattaatgtatacagaaagtataaCGATTgctttatattaggcctattagtaatggaaaggcaaacattataatactttcttgtttgctgtcagcattaatcaaagatgcatttatataatttaaacaaatctttgaatgaataatgaacatttaatttcacaaacattGCAAActcagtcgaatccagctgtgagatcttgtgaagtgtgtatttttATCCTGCATGATCGTGTGATCTCTGTGTGACGGTCGTTCCGTGTgaactgaatgctttaaactataaactcgtgatttcaaattatactTTATGCATTTGACCACTGTCATATTCGTGTCATTTTCACTGAGTGCTGTATGTAAAACaagtgttaccctggctttatttgaaaaatatgattccaagTGCACACAAACATCCCAGAATACCGAgtcccctgttggttacagtgtttactttctttttaattatatttgtattaaatatttatttatttgtaaaaaaaatactgtcattaaagtataagcatgtttcttttacacatttattttttaatccattgttaaatgatttcaaatttcttaatcatatcggctttatatcggcccCCCATCTTTCTAagatatcggtcgaccactaaatCAGATACAGCAGGAATGTAAGAATGTACCTCTTGTACAGGTTCTGGGACACAAACAAGTTAAGCAAACTCATCTGGAGTTTACTTTGATCTTCCTGCTGCTGCAGTAACCACGGCAATTCATCAGCCACCCTCCACGTCACTCTGTCTTGCCTAAACCAACAAAAATGATTTAACAAAACAATCCGACATGGCAGCTATTTGTTGATAAATTCTTTGATCTTAGAGAATatcagaatataaaataaaataaaaaattctcttCCTAggtcagaaaaacagaaaaacacaggCAATATGCTCAATAAGTAATTCTTACTTCAGCTGTTCACTGAAGAACCGAATGATTTTCTCGCAGTAGGATCCACGACATTTGCCCCCATCCAGAAACTCTTGGTTGACCGCTTCACATGCCTGGAATTGATACATGGTTACACAAACCAGTTTCACTTGAATTTACCTCTGTTAATTCTCTGTCAGGGAGATGTGAAAGTGAAATCTTCACCCAACAAAAGCTCACAGTACCCTATTTAATTTCATCAAAAAACGTTAAGGGACAATTTGCCAAATAACTTCAAAGGTACAGCTAGGTATCGAACATACACACCTGTGGGTGCTGAAAGCGAACGAGGCCACAGGCGTAGGTAATGATGAGGAGTCTCTCCAGATTGTGGAGCAGTGTGGTGAGGGCGGGAAAACTCAGGTCTGGGAACAGCTCCAAAGCCTCTGATTCACTAATGCCATTGTGACTGGCACAGACCAAGCACAACAACTGCACAaggagaaatacaaataaataagtcAAACTGTGTACTTCAGTGGCTTTTTGTAGTGATACTCTTTTTCGAACAGGTAACTTTGGGCAGGTGACCTCTTTCATGATGTGTTTTTCCTGATCCGTGCTGAGTGAGTCTAGCGCTGCCTTCAGGCCCAGTCTGTATAGCGATACTGTATCTTGACACAACGCACACTGCTGCAGAGTCATCTCCAATGTCCAGGAGGATCTACAGCTGACAGATTAAACATAATCATCTTATTTTCCCATAAAAACAGACAAAGTGCATGCTAAAGAGAGATAATAATTGGACTGGAATTTGGCTGTCTTAAGATTACCGTAGGCCAAAACCACCCCCGCCTTGTTACTTAtcactttttttgttatattatattatatatttacattgttttacaaataatatacttaaaaatatatatattttaaattaaatgtttcaatttaattaaaccaAGCCAGTCTTGTAGCTAACCAgaaatttgtccatttaaaaaaagaactgaTAGCTTCGTCACTTTGGAAAATgcacattatataatatatacaagtggtggccaaaattgttAGAACACCTGACAGATCTGAAAATATTGATCTTTTTTGCCTCCAAAACATGATTTCACTTCATAATGTTAATGAAACATGCAGATGGTTGCTGTGAGCACAACAAACAACAGATGAAGTGAGTCATACTGTTTTTAtcctcttttaactttaatatttggTACGCACATGTATCTGGCATAGTGTCAGTGTATTTCCTgagaacttatatatatatatatatatatacacacatcactCTCATATATCACACACTCTCATGCTCTCACACTTTCACATCACACATGTACACAgaactataaaaacaaacaaggaaTATTAATAGACACAGAACCACTAACAATACAAATTCTACTCACTCACACATCTACTTACTGTGTAATAAGTCTTGCCAGCAGTGAGATATAGAGCGCATTGCATGTTGCAGCTGAACGGCAATGTCTCTCCAACTTCTTCTCCTGTTTGCAAGCAATACAGATGATActcatattaaaaaaacataaacgaATATGAACACAGACTGACAAGGACGTTTACCTGATCTTTGGGGAGTTTGATTTCGCTGTTCACACACTCGGTGCTGATGACACTCTTCACCTCCCTGGGATTGAGCGGGTCCAGGTGCAGCGTGGGCCACAATCTAAACAGCATAATATGTTTTATGCTTggtttataatattacattaaacGCATAATGAGctataatgtgtgtttgtgcatcacAAACCTCCATGCCTGTGGGCAGGTCTCCACATTAACGGACACCAGGACTCTCACATTAGCAGGAAGAGGATCAATCAGCCATTTCATGTGCCGCTCAGCATTCTGGGGAATACAAAAATGACAAACTGATCATGCTGAAGAAAAACATTATAATGTGCatataatgtcatttattttttaggtttgaTTACATGTTATTTAAACTAAATTGAACTgtgtatgtgtacacacacagacaaataaatatctaataaagatatataaataCCCTTTCCATATAGAAAAAGGCTGAAGATttctgctgattttttttttttttttagcattatgcaaacagttgataaaatgtaaaatcaGTTACTAACTCCTACAACTAAATGTGGGTGTTTAGTTGTGTTTCTTCACCAACATTGTAAAACATGAGCACAGACACACATACCACAGCTCAATGAGGAAGATTATTTGAGGATGTGTTACCTGTATTTGGTCAATGGAGTCAATGATGATTATGATGTTGCCGTGGTGACACGCGGACAGCCGCTCTAGCCAGCGTGGGAACTCTTCGAGGATCTTAGAAGGGTCCATCGAGAGGCCAGAAATAGACCAGAAATGCTGGAGCAGCTACAAGGACGATTGGGAAAGAGAACTTGTTCAAAGGAAAGTTTTAGGTTTAGTTGACTATGCTTGTGTCTATAAAACCCTTTTATGTAACCTTATTACACACACATCAGTAACAAAATCCCGGTAAACTCTGTAGGGTAGTCAACGTCTGCCTACATCAATGGAGTAGTCAGTATTACTGGTTAGCCTActgcttttttatatttagtaaaaaaaaattgatgagaTACTAGTAGGCTAATACGCTGCCACCATGGATATTCTAAAGCATAGCAACTAAAGCTAATTTTTAACACATGTTATTGAACATTTATTGTAAGGCATATGGCCTACtagtctttttttttgcatttatgcaaTAGGTACTGGAGCCCAACCCGAGAAAGTAGACCAGAATATTCCACTGCGTTCCTAGACACGCAATTTGCGTAAATGTAATTTACGCTAATTGTGAATAAGCGTGCACAAGCGCATTATTTACGAAATGATTGCAATTcattaacatttataaatgtttaactACCAAATCGGACGCTTACGAAGCATTTGTGAATCTGGAGAGGAGGTCTCGGGAAGGCCTGTTTCATGCGCAAATGACTCATAATTTACTCAAGTACTCATTTACGcaagtttcatgaatgaggccctgTGTGTGTAAAGGAGCTTATGACATGTGGGTGCAACAGTTCATCTAGAGTTCTGCGGATGTTATAGCAGTCAGGCCAGGTCACATCTGTAGAATAAGAGTGTCAACATTTCTGATAAAAGGTTACCAAGTGCTGCTTTATAGTTAAAAGGTCACTGTAAAAATGAATGGATGTATGTGTAGAAAATGCTACATTTCAATTGAActctaataatgaataaaaatatttcttacaaaatctgtatttaacatcaattttttgtataattttgcaTTGGCCTCCATGCAATAATATAATAACCAATTATTTAATATTGTAGACAAAATGTTgtctttaaaaatacaatactgttaaaaagtttagTGTCAGTAAGATTTGATTTCTtagttttcaaaataaattaaaactttgaTTATTTATAATCTTAATAGAGCTTAACAGAGTGAAATGAGTGTGTGTATTGGTGTCTGACCTTCACTGTGAGTCGCTTAATGATGAGCACTGGATCAGTGCTGGTAGAGAGAGGATGTCCCGTGAAGTGATACAGGATGAGGGTGTTGGGAGAGTGTTTCTGCTGTAACTCTATCCTGCAGAGAAATGACATATTGTTTAGAGTGTGAAAATGGATGTATATTATAATTGTGCAAAAATACCTAATAGAGTTCAGAGTTAAGATGAAACAACCATTTAGCCAGCAGAAGTGATTTGCCAGATCCAGGTGCACCAGATACCAGCAGTGGT from Carassius carassius chromosome 35, fCarCar2.1, whole genome shotgun sequence encodes:
- the nphp3 gene encoding nephrocystin-3 isoform X1, with the translated sequence MGTASSLVSPGEVIEDAYGGEGGEACEIPVEVKPKARLLRSSFRRGPRVIGASFKSTGSVELEYAAEYERLRKDYEIFRVSKNNEIASMQKKEAKLDEENKRLRAELQALQKTYQKFLREKESALEAKYQAMERAATFEHDRDKVKRQFKIFRETKEKEIQDLLRAKRDLESKLQQLQAQGIQIYDPADSDSDDNHTTVTTAGTQCEYWSGGILGSEPSMGSMMQLQQTHRGPEFAHSLIDVEGPFANVSRDDWDVAVASLLQVSPHVSQALWSNTVRCYLIYTQETRAELQAFIQTHSLKLQRFCEGLGHFYLNVSFPEEKAALYAAERRREIERSSVCVLLLKSSVSSCVVEDVEEAFVETPDSRPLLLYLRTGERKGEKEEVSTLSPSTRDLLERVNKADKSAKLKVVDHAGSVEEGAALIFTQLERVIKQELLGLELEESGAVEEREEEDSGDVLWDLHDEQEQIEAFQQACSAASRFSFQKYVDRLNEMVAAPPPTPPLLVSGAPGSGKSLLLAKWIELQQKHSPNTLILYHFTGHPLSTSTDPVLIIKRLTVKLLQHFWSISGLSMDPSKILEEFPRWLERLSACHHGNIIIIIDSIDQIQNAERHMKWLIDPLPANVRVLVSVNVETCPQAWRLWPTLHLDPLNPREVKSVISTECVNSEIKLPKDQEKKLERHCRSAATCNALYISLLARLITHCRSSWTLEMTLQQCALCQDTVSLYRLGLKAALDSLSTDQEKHIMKELLCLVCASHNGISESEALELFPDLSFPALTTLLHNLERLLIITYACGLVRFQHPQACEAVNQEFLDGGKCRGSYCEKIIRFFSEQLKQDRVTWRVADELPWLLQQQEDQSKLQMSLLNLFVSQNLYKRGHFSELLTYWQFVGKDKCSMATEYFDSLKEFEKTCESEQSMSQLANLYETLGRFLKDLGLLSQAVAPLQRSLEIRETALDPDHPSVAQSLHQLAGVYVHWRKFGNAEQLYKQAMEICENAYGPEHSTVARELDSLSLLYQKQKKYEQAEKLRKRSVKIRQKTARQKGHMYGFALLKRRALQLEELTLGKDSADSAKTLNELGVLYYLQNNLDAAKMFLTRSLEMRQRVLGPDHPDCAQSLNNLAALHSERKEYESAEELYERALDIRKRALAPDHPSLAYTLKHLAMLYKRRGKLEKAVPLYELALEIREKSFGPKHPSVATALVNLAVLYCQLKQHSDALPLYERALKVYEDSLGRLHPRVGETLKNLAVLSYEEGDFEKAAELYKRAMEIKEAEPSLVCGKAPSRHSSSGDTFSLRSPALPHTSR
- the nphp3 gene encoding nephrocystin-3 isoform X2, encoding MTTLCAAAGTQCEYWSGGILGSEPSMGSMMQLQQTHRGPEFAHSLIDVEGPFANVSRDDWDVAVASLLQVSPHVSQALWSNTVRCYLIYTQETRAELQAFIQTHSLKLQRFCEGLGHFYLNVSFPEEKAALYAAERRREIERSSVCVLLLKSSVSSCVVEDVEEAFVETPDSRPLLLYLRTGERKGEKEEVSTLSPSTRDLLERVNKADKSAKLKVVDHAGSVEEGAALIFTQLERVIKQELLGLELEESGAVEEREEEDSGDVLWDLHDEQEQIEAFQQACSAASRFSFQKYVDRLNEMVAAPPPTPPLLVSGAPGSGKSLLLAKWIELQQKHSPNTLILYHFTGHPLSTSTDPVLIIKRLTVKLLQHFWSISGLSMDPSKILEEFPRWLERLSACHHGNIIIIIDSIDQIQNAERHMKWLIDPLPANVRVLVSVNVETCPQAWRLWPTLHLDPLNPREVKSVISTECVNSEIKLPKDQEKKLERHCRSAATCNALYISLLARLITHCRSSWTLEMTLQQCALCQDTVSLYRLGLKAALDSLSTDQEKHIMKELLCLVCASHNGISESEALELFPDLSFPALTTLLHNLERLLIITYACGLVRFQHPQACEAVNQEFLDGGKCRGSYCEKIIRFFSEQLKQDRVTWRVADELPWLLQQQEDQSKLQMSLLNLFVSQNLYKRGHFSELLTYWQFVGKDKCSMATEYFDSLKEFEKTCESEQSMSQLANLYETLGRFLKDLGLLSQAVAPLQRSLEIRETALDPDHPSVAQSLHQLAGVYVHWRKFGNAEQLYKQAMEICENAYGPEHSTVARELDSLSLLYQKQKKYEQAEKLRKRSVKIRQKTARQKGHMYGFALLKRRALQLEELTLGKDSADSAKTLNELGVLYYLQNNLDAAKMFLTRSLEMRQRVLGPDHPDCAQSLNNLAALHSERKEYESAEELYERALDIRKRALAPDHPSLAYTLKHLAMLYKRRGKLEKAVPLYELALEIREKSFGPKHPSVATALVNLAVLYCQLKQHSDALPLYERALKVYEDSLGRLHPRVGETLKNLAVLSYEEGDFEKAAELYKRAMEIKEAEPSLVCGKAPSRHSSSGDTFSLRSPALPHTSR